In one window of Legionella fallonii LLAP-10 DNA:
- a CDS encoding GNAT family N-acetyltransferase has protein sequence MLKTPFVLHPLIGKEIQLEPLEKDHYEFLRYAANDERIWIYMPMKAYGDFFDNWFSETLVKQENGTQITYVVRRLLDQRIVGSSAYYDIELCHKRLEVGYSWFTPAVWGSRVNHESLWLLFQQAFEQWQVNRIQVAADPKNKRSYNTLKKLGAKEEGFLRQHMIHHHGLITDTVIFSILANEWLTVKEKLWNRMYNS, from the coding sequence ATGCTTAAAACACCTTTCGTTCTTCATCCCCTTATTGGTAAAGAAATACAACTTGAACCACTCGAAAAAGATCATTATGAGTTTTTGCGTTATGCAGCAAATGATGAACGTATCTGGATCTACATGCCGATGAAAGCTTATGGTGATTTTTTTGATAATTGGTTTAGTGAGACCTTAGTAAAACAAGAAAATGGGACGCAAATTACTTATGTTGTGCGGCGTTTATTGGATCAGCGTATTGTAGGTAGCAGTGCTTATTATGACATTGAACTATGTCATAAGCGCCTAGAGGTGGGATATAGCTGGTTTACTCCTGCTGTATGGGGAAGCAGGGTGAACCATGAGTCTTTGTGGTTATTGTTTCAACAGGCGTTTGAACAGTGGCAGGTTAATCGGATTCAAGTTGCAGCCGATCCTAAGAATAAGCGTTCATATAACACCCTAAAAAAATTAGGAGCCAAAGAAGAGGGTTTTTTGCGCCAACACATGATTCATCATCATGGGTTAATCACTGATACAGTTATTTTTAGTATTTTGGCTAATGAATGGCTCACGGTAAAAGAAAAATTATGGAATCGTATGTATAATAGTTAG
- a CDS encoding helicase HerA-like domain-containing protein has product MYDDIRVPYQVGQLSSLQLGGIIMDNQLIADAPVNLVLKALNRHGLIAGATGSGKTKTIQVLSEQLSLLGVPSLVMDIKGDISGLAMPGEATEAMLTRSKSLNLDYVPRGFPVEFLTLSESHSGVPLRATVSGFGPLLFSRMLGINETQEGVVTVLFEYAKTEQLPLITLADLKSILQFVQTDEGKAKIEAQFGNVAASSTGTIMRKIIELETQGGDEFFGEPAFDVGDLVRVNAQGLGIISILRLLDMQDKPKLFSTFMLKLLSDVYRKMPELGDPEKPKLILFIDEAHLIFNNASKALLSLLDTMVKLIRSKGIGLIFCTQTPNDIPENVLSQLGLKIQHALRAFTAKDRKAMKLVAQNFPSSTYYQTEQLLTALGIGEALVSALDGKGQPTPLIQCMVRAPESRMGVLSEQELAKIVAVSSIYPHYSQRQEQRSAKDILMEQKSTVISASEVSSKESKATSMITLVTKNTLFRQIVRQLIRDMTRALMSLFTKKR; this is encoded by the coding sequence TTCTCTGCAACTTGGTGGCATCATCATGGATAACCAGTTGATTGCAGATGCGCCGGTCAATTTGGTTTTAAAAGCACTGAACCGGCATGGATTAATTGCAGGGGCTACTGGTAGCGGTAAGACAAAAACTATTCAAGTACTCAGTGAACAATTATCTTTACTTGGTGTTCCTTCTTTAGTGATGGATATTAAAGGAGATATTTCGGGGTTGGCAATGCCGGGTGAGGCAACTGAAGCAATGCTTACTCGGAGTAAATCATTAAATTTGGATTACGTACCACGAGGTTTTCCGGTAGAGTTTTTAACGTTAAGTGAGTCTCATTCTGGTGTTCCGTTGCGCGCAACAGTTTCTGGCTTTGGGCCATTACTATTCTCACGGATGTTGGGTATCAATGAAACACAAGAAGGTGTCGTTACCGTTTTATTTGAATATGCCAAAACAGAGCAATTGCCACTAATCACCTTAGCTGATTTGAAGAGCATATTACAATTTGTGCAAACTGATGAAGGAAAAGCAAAAATTGAGGCACAATTCGGTAATGTTGCTGCATCTTCCACGGGAACTATTATGCGCAAGATCATTGAGCTGGAAACTCAAGGCGGAGATGAGTTTTTTGGCGAACCCGCTTTTGATGTGGGGGATCTGGTGAGAGTAAATGCTCAAGGGTTGGGCATTATCTCAATTCTGCGTTTGTTAGATATGCAAGATAAGCCTAAACTATTTTCTACGTTCATGCTGAAGTTACTATCGGATGTTTACAGAAAAATGCCGGAGTTAGGCGATCCAGAAAAACCTAAGTTAATTTTATTCATTGATGAAGCTCATTTGATTTTCAATAATGCAAGTAAGGCCTTGCTAAGCTTGTTGGATACAATGGTAAAATTAATACGCTCTAAGGGTATTGGATTAATTTTTTGCACACAAACACCAAACGATATTCCAGAAAATGTGTTAAGCCAGCTGGGCTTAAAAATTCAGCATGCTTTACGCGCCTTTACTGCAAAGGATAGGAAAGCCATGAAATTAGTGGCACAAAACTTTCCTTCGTCAACATACTATCAAACAGAGCAATTGCTTACTGCTTTAGGAATAGGTGAAGCATTAGTAAGTGCTTTAGATGGCAAGGGCCAGCCGACCCCGTTAATTCAATGTATGGTGAGGGCGCCTGAATCAAGAATGGGGGTCTTGAGTGAGCAAGAATTAGCAAAAATTGTTGCTGTATCCTCGATCTATCCTCACTATAGTCAAAGACAAGAGCAACGCTCTGCCAAGGATATTTTAATGGAACAAAAATCAACGGTCATATCTGCTTCTGAAGTATCCAGTAAAGAGTCCAAGGCAACGTCTATGATTACCCTTGTCACCAAAAACACGTTATTCAGACAGATCGTTCGTCAATTAATACGTGATATGACCCGCGCATTGATGTCTCTTTTTACGAAAAAGCGTTAG
- a CDS encoding queuosine precursor transporter, producing the protein MNAARKTPVSLPQPAFLWFLILSYSMVIVLANWFDVRLIRIFSLDTDAGTLIFPLTYLLSDLITEVYGYQHARRAIWCGFLFNAVFILYGQIIIHLPSPDYALENNHKFDEIQAMNIRIIIASALSYLCSEPLNSMLMAKLKIYYSGNKLAMRFIASTCIASAVDSLLFGIIAFGGLMDNHYLFFFITNMWGFKVFIEIIGLPLSLYLTRQLKQKEGLDIYDKKTNFNLFSLKVDYTEQNNQY; encoded by the coding sequence ATGAATGCTGCAAGAAAAACACCTGTCTCATTACCGCAACCTGCATTTTTATGGTTTTTAATACTCTCCTATAGTATGGTGATTGTTCTCGCCAATTGGTTTGACGTGCGATTAATCCGTATTTTTTCACTGGATACTGATGCAGGAACATTAATTTTTCCCCTAACCTACCTTCTTTCTGATTTAATTACCGAGGTCTATGGATACCAGCATGCTCGTCGAGCGATTTGGTGTGGTTTTCTATTCAATGCTGTTTTTATTCTCTATGGACAGATAATCATTCATCTACCCAGTCCTGATTATGCATTAGAGAACAATCATAAGTTCGATGAGATTCAGGCGATGAATATTAGAATTATCATCGCCTCGGCGCTCAGTTATTTATGCTCCGAACCACTGAATTCAATGCTCATGGCAAAATTAAAGATTTACTATTCTGGAAATAAATTGGCTATGCGTTTTATTGCCTCAACATGCATTGCTTCCGCCGTTGATAGCCTGCTTTTTGGGATAATTGCCTTTGGTGGCTTAATGGATAACCATTATTTATTCTTTTTTATAACTAATATGTGGGGTTTTAAAGTATTTATAGAAATCATAGGCCTCCCGTTATCTTTATATTTAACCCGTCAATTAAAACAAAAAGAAGGTCTTGATATCTATGATAAAAAAACTAATTTTAATTTATTTAGCCTAAAAGTTGATTATACAGAGCAAAACAATCAATATTAG